In Thermotomaculum hydrothermale, a single genomic region encodes these proteins:
- the rpiB gene encoding ribose 5-phosphate isomerase B, translating into MSIEKIVKEILKEIEGNSGNLIVIGSDHGGFEYKEFLKSYLEELGYSVFDCGCFSKESVDYPDFAYKTGIEFFDKGAKFGIFIDGAGIGSAIVLNKIKGIRAAHCSNTFEAYNARAHNNANFLTLGSRVIGTELMKLIVEKFLTTEFEGGRHLKRVNKIIEIDNANR; encoded by the coding sequence ATGAGTATTGAAAAGATTGTAAAAGAGATTTTAAAAGAGATTGAAGGCAATTCAGGAAACTTAATTGTAATTGGTAGTGATCACGGGGGTTTTGAGTATAAGGAATTTTTGAAATCGTATCTTGAAGAATTAGGCTATTCTGTTTTTGATTGTGGTTGTTTTTCAAAGGAATCTGTAGATTACCCTGATTTTGCTTATAAAACAGGCATAGAATTTTTTGATAAAGGTGCAAAATTTGGAATTTTTATAGATGGTGCTGGAATAGGAAGTGCTATTGTTTTAAACAAAATAAAGGGAATAAGGGCTGCCCATTGCTCAAATACATTTGAGGCTTACAATGCAAGGGCACACAATAACGCTAATTTTTTAACTTTAGGTTCAAGGGTTATAGGAACTGAATTAATGAAATTAATTGTGGAAAAGTTTTTAACCACTGAATTTGAAGGTGGTAGGCATTTAAAGAGGGTGAATAAAATTATTG
- a CDS encoding EutN/CcmL family microcompartment protein → MIYGKVIGSVWATQKVEDLKGLKFLIVQHYSIKGDALNSFTVAVDAVGAGAGEMVLMAQGSSARQTPITKGKPVDAVIMAIVDKLEFEI, encoded by the coding sequence ATGATATACGGGAAAGTTATAGGTTCTGTCTGGGCAACTCAGAAGGTTGAAGATTTAAAAGGTTTAAAATTTCTTATAGTTCAGCATTATTCTATAAAAGGTGATGCTTTGAACAGTTTTACTGTTGCGGTTGATGCTGTTGGGGCTGGGGCAGGTGAGATGGTTTTAATGGCACAGGGTTCTTCTGCAAGGCAGACTCCAATAACAAAAGGAAAGCCTGTTGATGCAGTTATAATGGCAATTGTTGATAAATTGGAATTTGAAATATGA
- the fsa gene encoding fructose-6-phosphate aldolase — MKFFIDTANVEEIKKINDIGLCDGVTTNPSLVAREGRDFKEVVLEICDIVNGPVSAEVISLDYEGMIKEAEDIAKWHENIVIKIPMTAEGLKAVKWCAENNIKTNVTLIFTPMQAFLAAKSGATYVSPFVGRLDDIVHDGISIIPEIRQIFDNYCLQTEIIVASIRNPLHVRDAALSGADIATIPPKVVYQLIKHPLTDIGIKRFLEDWEKANKK, encoded by the coding sequence ATGAAATTTTTTATTGATACTGCAAATGTTGAAGAAATAAAAAAGATAAATGACATAGGCTTATGCGATGGAGTAACTACAAACCCCTCTTTAGTTGCAAGGGAAGGAAGGGATTTTAAAGAGGTTGTTCTTGAAATTTGCGACATTGTAAACGGTCCTGTTTCAGCAGAGGTAATATCCCTTGATTATGAGGGAATGATTAAAGAGGCTGAAGATATTGCAAAGTGGCATGAAAACATTGTAATCAAAATCCCAATGACCGCCGAAGGATTAAAGGCTGTAAAATGGTGTGCTGAAAACAATATCAAAACAAATGTCACCCTTATTTTTACCCCTATGCAGGCTTTTCTTGCTGCAAAATCAGGGGCAACCTATGTTTCACCATTTGTTGGAAGGCTTGACGACATTGTGCACGACGGAATTTCAATAATTCCCGAAATTAGGCAGATATTTGACAATTACTGTTTGCAGACTGAGATAATTGTTGCATCAATAAGAAACCCACTTCATGTAAGGGATGCTGCTTTATCAGGAGCAGACATTGCCACAATTCCACCAAAGGTTGTTTACCAGCTTATAAAACACCCTTTAACTGATATTGGAATTAAAAGATTTCTTGAAGATTGGGAAAAGGCCAACAAAAAGTAA
- a CDS encoding menaquinone biosynthesis decarboxylase — translation MKRDLRWFISELEKKGDLLRVKEKLSPILEISQFTDRISKMHGPGLFFENVEGHNIPVVTNLFGSMERMAIALGVESLDEIGERIDALLKELIPPLESSFFDSLKKLPLLNEIANYKPQIVKKAPCQEIVLQGGDVDLEKLPVLKTWPKDAGRFITLPLVFTKSPDGKINCGMYRMQLYDKTTTGMHIHIHHDGAKNLRDAGKKGERKVEVAVALGGDPAMTYSATAPLPPMISELFFAGFLRKKGLPVVKCKTVDLVVPANAEIVLEGYVDLDDMRIEGPFGDHTGYYSLADYYPTFHVKCITMRKDPIYPATVVGKPPQEDCYMGKATERIFLPLLKVQLPEVVDMNLPIFGVFHNFAILSIKKEYPGHAKKVMNAVWGLGQMMFTKIIIVVDEDVDVHNLNDVMWRVGNNVDPKRDILFTDGPLDVLDHASPIERLGTKIGIDATKKWSSEGFVREWPDDIVMETEVVDKVDKILEKMGLKK, via the coding sequence ATGAAAAGGGATTTGCGCTGGTTTATTTCAGAACTTGAAAAAAAGGGAGACTTGTTGAGGGTAAAAGAAAAACTCTCTCCCATTCTTGAAATCTCTCAGTTTACAGACAGAATATCAAAAATGCACGGCCCTGGCCTCTTCTTTGAAAATGTTGAAGGGCACAACATACCTGTTGTTACAAACCTATTTGGCTCAATGGAGAGAATGGCTATTGCATTAGGGGTTGAGAGCCTTGACGAAATAGGGGAAAGGATAGATGCTCTATTAAAAGAGTTAATCCCCCCCCTTGAATCAAGTTTTTTTGATTCACTGAAAAAGTTGCCTTTGTTAAACGAAATAGCAAATTACAAGCCTCAAATTGTTAAAAAAGCACCCTGTCAGGAAATTGTCCTTCAAGGTGGAGATGTTGACCTTGAAAAGCTACCTGTATTAAAAACCTGGCCTAAAGATGCCGGTAGGTTTATAACATTGCCCCTTGTATTTACAAAGTCCCCTGACGGAAAGATAAATTGCGGAATGTATAGGATGCAACTTTACGATAAAACAACCACTGGAATGCACATACACATACACCACGATGGGGCTAAAAATTTAAGAGATGCTGGTAAAAAGGGAGAGAGAAAGGTTGAGGTTGCAGTTGCATTAGGGGGAGACCCTGCAATGACATATTCTGCAACAGCACCGCTTCCACCAATGATTAGCGAATTGTTTTTTGCAGGCTTTTTGAGAAAAAAAGGATTGCCTGTTGTTAAGTGCAAAACAGTTGATTTAGTTGTACCTGCCAATGCTGAGATTGTTTTAGAGGGCTATGTTGACCTTGATGATATGAGGATAGAGGGCCCATTTGGAGACCATACCGGTTACTACTCCCTTGCAGATTACTATCCCACATTTCATGTAAAATGTATAACAATGAGAAAAGACCCAATTTACCCAGCCACAGTTGTTGGGAAACCGCCTCAGGAAGACTGTTATATGGGAAAGGCAACAGAGAGAATATTCCTTCCATTATTAAAGGTGCAGCTTCCAGAGGTTGTTGATATGAATCTTCCTATTTTTGGGGTTTTTCACAACTTTGCAATACTCTCTATTAAGAAAGAGTATCCTGGGCACGCAAAAAAGGTTATGAATGCAGTATGGGGATTGGGGCAGATGATGTTTACAAAGATAATAATTGTTGTTGATGAAGATGTTGATGTTCACAATCTAAATGATGTAATGTGGAGAGTTGGAAACAATGTTGACCCTAAAAGGGATATTCTCTTTACCGACGGGCCTCTTGATGTGTTAGACCACGCCTCTCCCATTGAAAGATTAGGCACAAAGATAGGTATTGATGCCACAAAAAAATGGAGTTCAGAAGGCTTTGTAAGGGAATGGCCAGACGATATTGTAATGGAAACAGAGGTGGTTGATAAGGTTGACAAAATTCTTGAAAAAATGGGGTTAAAAAAGTAA
- the gyrB gene encoding DNA topoisomerase (ATP-hydrolyzing) subunit B, producing the protein MENLNNGNYDASSIKVLKGLEGVRKRPGMYIGDTDDGTGLHHMVFEVVDNSVDEALAGYCDKIKVTVHIDNSVTVEDNGRGIPVDIHPEEKKPAAEIIMTVLHAGGKFDASSYKVSGGLHGVGVSVVNALSEYLKLEIKRDGKLYRQEYSRGEPITSLEVVGKAKGTGTKITFRPDPDIFTNIEFEFDILAQRLRELSFLNKGLLIELKDERSGQSKSFHYSGGIRSFVEHLNRTKNVINKKVIYFEVPKNQTIVEIAMQWNDGYSENIYCFTNNIKNKDGGTHLEGFRTALTRCINKYLNQNNFPKAKNIRLSGDDVREGLTAVISVKHPDPKFSSQTKDKLISSEVKSIVDSVVYEYLMDYFDKNPSVAKAVIQKAIDAARAREAARKARELTRRKGALDSSNLPGKLADCQEKDPARAELFLVEGDSAGGSAKQGRDRKTQAILPLKGKILNVEKARFDKILSSEEIKLIISALGTGIGKEEFDISKIRYHKIIIMTDADVDGAHIRTLLLTFFFRQMKEVVEKGYLYIAQPPLYKVKSGKKETYLKDEDQLNEFLVENFFDKYSIRIEGEERVRKSKWIDIIKNAKKMRYFLQKLFKRGYRENLILFLLENEVRNGDYFKDSANIHKLKEMLEENLFNVSEVGFDEDGESYYVVVSIDNVAFSGNRIDQKLVSLPEYIVLLNLYRHLSNYFNKEIRIIRDNEEVDSVNNLFDFVDTVDSLSKKGITIQRYKGLGEMNPEQLWETTLNPDTRTLLRVTIDDAVEADEVFSRLMGDQVEPRRKFIEEYSLDVENLDI; encoded by the coding sequence ATGGAAAATTTAAACAACGGGAACTATGACGCTTCCAGTATTAAAGTTTTAAAAGGTTTAGAGGGTGTAAGAAAAAGGCCAGGAATGTACATAGGTGATACTGATGACGGGACAGGCCTTCACCATATGGTTTTTGAGGTTGTTGACAACTCTGTTGATGAGGCTTTAGCAGGGTACTGTGACAAAATAAAAGTAACAGTTCATATAGATAATAGCGTAACAGTTGAAGATAATGGAAGGGGAATTCCTGTGGATATTCACCCTGAGGAAAAGAAGCCTGCGGCAGAGATAATAATGACTGTGCTTCACGCGGGAGGTAAATTTGATGCCTCTTCCTACAAGGTTTCAGGTGGTCTCCATGGAGTGGGTGTTTCTGTTGTAAATGCTTTATCTGAGTACTTGAAGCTTGAAATTAAAAGGGATGGAAAGCTTTACAGACAGGAGTATTCAAGAGGAGAGCCTATTACTTCCCTTGAAGTTGTTGGTAAAGCCAAAGGGACAGGTACAAAGATTACATTCAGGCCAGACCCTGATATTTTTACAAATATAGAGTTTGAGTTTGACATACTTGCCCAGAGGCTTAGAGAATTATCATTTTTAAACAAGGGGTTGTTAATTGAGCTTAAAGATGAAAGAAGCGGGCAAAGTAAAAGTTTCCACTACTCAGGCGGTATAAGATCTTTTGTTGAACATTTAAATAGGACTAAAAATGTTATAAACAAAAAGGTTATCTATTTTGAGGTTCCCAAAAACCAGACAATTGTTGAGATTGCAATGCAATGGAATGATGGCTACTCTGAAAATATATACTGTTTTACCAACAATATTAAAAACAAAGACGGTGGAACCCATCTTGAAGGTTTCAGGACTGCTTTGACAAGGTGTATAAATAAATATTTAAACCAGAACAATTTTCCAAAAGCGAAAAATATTAGATTAAGTGGAGACGATGTAAGGGAAGGTTTAACTGCTGTTATTTCTGTTAAACACCCTGACCCAAAATTCTCTTCCCAGACAAAGGATAAACTTATATCTTCTGAAGTGAAAAGCATTGTAGATTCTGTTGTTTACGAATACCTGATGGATTACTTTGATAAAAATCCATCTGTTGCCAAGGCTGTTATACAAAAGGCTATAGATGCTGCAAGGGCAAGGGAAGCAGCAAGAAAGGCAAGGGAGTTAACAAGGAGAAAAGGTGCCCTTGATTCTTCAAATCTTCCAGGAAAGCTTGCCGATTGTCAGGAAAAAGACCCTGCAAGGGCAGAGTTGTTTTTAGTTGAGGGAGATTCAGCAGGCGGTTCAGCAAAGCAGGGAAGGGATAGAAAAACTCAGGCAATACTTCCATTAAAGGGAAAAATTTTGAATGTTGAAAAGGCAAGGTTTGATAAAATCCTTTCCTCCGAAGAGATTAAACTAATAATTTCTGCCCTTGGCACTGGAATAGGAAAAGAAGAATTTGATATAAGCAAAATAAGGTATCACAAAATTATAATTATGACTGATGCTGATGTTGACGGTGCCCATATAAGAACATTGCTATTGACATTCTTTTTCAGGCAAATGAAAGAGGTTGTTGAAAAGGGATACCTTTATATTGCACAACCACCTTTGTATAAGGTTAAAAGCGGGAAAAAAGAGACCTATTTAAAAGACGAAGACCAGTTAAATGAATTTTTGGTGGAAAACTTTTTTGACAAGTATTCAATTAGGATTGAGGGGGAAGAGAGGGTTAGAAAATCCAAGTGGATAGATATTATTAAGAATGCGAAAAAAATGAGATACTTCCTTCAAAAACTCTTTAAGAGAGGTTACAGGGAAAACCTGATTTTATTTTTACTTGAAAATGAGGTTAGAAACGGGGATTACTTTAAAGACTCTGCAAATATCCACAAATTAAAAGAAATGCTTGAAGAAAACCTTTTTAATGTAAGTGAAGTAGGTTTTGACGAAGATGGTGAATCATACTATGTTGTTGTGTCAATTGATAATGTTGCTTTTTCAGGAAACAGGATAGACCAAAAACTTGTTTCTCTTCCAGAGTATATTGTGCTTTTAAACCTTTACAGGCATTTAAGTAACTATTTTAACAAAGAGATAAGAATTATAAGGGATAATGAGGAAGTCGATAGCGTGAACAATCTCTTTGATTTTGTGGACACTGTTGATTCCCTATCTAAAAAAGGAATTACTATCCAGAGGTACAAAGGTTTAGGTGAAATGAATCCAGAGCAGTTATGGGAAACAACCCTTAATCCTGATACAAGAACCCTTTTAAGGGTAACAATTGACGATGCGGTTGAGGCTGACGAGGTTTTCTCAAGATTGATGGGAGACCAGGTTGAGCCAAGAAGGAAATTTATTGAAGAGTATTCGTTAGATGTTGAAAATCTTGATATATAA
- the recF gene encoding DNA replication/repair protein RecF (All proteins in this family for which functions are known are DNA-binding proteins that assist the filamentation of RecA onto DNA for the initiation of recombination or recombinational repair.), whose translation MIENFSCINLRCFEEKKLNLDSNFTLIEGENGSGKTTVLEGISLCLRGKSFLTGRINNLVKEGKEFLKVKTEIEGNSIVVTYSKLENKKEILFNGKKEKLSKIYLSYPLFVFNGRLLNFVRTDLITLYKFFNIILSLYDKGYLKAYNEYLKALKQKRRLLTLNVKNDSILPWNTILLERSKIIREKRKKFVKKINNLLREDNFILYKENSLNENNSGVLDREFKEKKILTGCHRDRFYILKENRDMRFFYSSGQQKNIFFDVLTAVGKAFAEKSGKKPVLLLDDFDSEFDSKNLQYCLNNVLENFQIILTTTDKDRYSDFNYNLISL comes from the coding sequence ATGATTGAAAATTTTAGTTGTATTAATTTAAGGTGTTTTGAAGAGAAAAAATTAAATTTAGATAGCAATTTTACTTTAATAGAAGGTGAAAACGGAAGTGGAAAAACTACTGTTTTAGAGGGAATATCACTGTGTTTACGGGGAAAATCATTTTTAACAGGAAGAATAAATAATCTTGTAAAGGAAGGAAAAGAATTTCTAAAAGTAAAGACTGAAATAGAAGGAAATTCAATAGTAGTAACCTATTCAAAATTAGAAAATAAAAAAGAAATTTTATTTAACGGTAAAAAGGAAAAGTTATCGAAAATTTATTTATCCTACCCTCTTTTTGTTTTTAATGGAAGATTGTTGAATTTTGTAAGAACAGATTTGATTACTTTGTATAAATTTTTTAACATAATTTTAAGTTTGTACGATAAAGGGTATTTAAAGGCCTATAATGAATACTTAAAAGCTCTCAAACAAAAGCGGCGTTTATTGACTTTAAATGTGAAAAATGATAGCATATTACCTTGGAATACAATACTTTTGGAGCGAAGTAAGATTATTAGAGAAAAAAGAAAAAAATTTGTAAAAAAAATTAACAATTTATTAAGAGAAGATAATTTTATTTTATATAAAGAAAACTCTCTAAACGAAAACAACAGTGGTGTTTTAGATAGAGAATTTAAAGAAAAAAAAATACTTACAGGCTGTCATAGAGACAGGTTTTATATACTTAAAGAAAATAGGGATATGAGATTTTTTTATTCTTCTGGCCAGCAGAAAAACATATTTTTTGATGTGTTAACTGCTGTGGGAAAAGCTTTTGCTGAAAAAAGTGGAAAAAAACCTGTTCTTCTTCTTGATGATTTCGATTCTGAGTTTGACTCTAAAAATCTTCAATATTGTTTAAACAATGTATTGGAGAATTTTCAGATAATACTCACCACAACAGATAAAGATAGGTATTCAGATTTTAATTATAATCTCATAAGTTTATAG
- the gyrA gene encoding DNA gyrase subunit A: MPEDIRKIEIEEEVKKSYLDYAMSVIVGRAIPDVRDGLKPVHRRILYSMYDMKNDYNKPYKKSARIVGDVIGKYHPHGDSAVYDAIVRMAQDFSLRYPLVDGQGNFGSVDGDSAAAMRYTEIRMAKIAHELLKDIEKETVPFQPNYDGSLNEPVVLPARIPNLLVNGSSGIAVGMATSIPPHNLNEVIDGIIALIENPNITVKELMQHVKGPDFPTGGIIYGMSGIKKAYEEGRGRVVIRGKVNIEKVKGDRDRIIISEIPYQVNKANLITKIADLVRNKQIEGIADIRDESDRDGIRVVIELKKGVIPQVVLNHLYKHTQLQSSFSIIFLSLVNLQPKVLNLKGMLEEFVSFRKEVVINRTRYELRKARERAHILEGLKIAIENIDEVIAIIKKSKNPSLAKENLIKRFNFSEKQAQAILDMKLQRLTGLEREKILEEYRNILKLIADLEDILKSEKRVYSIIKDELLAIKEEYGDPRRTQIIPDEQEFSIEDFIQEEDVVITVSGEGYIKRTPITSYRKQRRGGKGIRGTSTKEEDFIEHVFIASTHQTLLIFTTKGKCHWLKVYDIPEYGTGARGRSIANLLQLESDEKVAAYVSLKELDLEDKYIVFATEKGLVKKTPVSAFSNPRKSGIIAITLREGDTLISAKVSGGDDLVFIATRNGMSIKFNEKDVRPMGRAASGVKGINLRKGDIVVSMDIVSDDNDVLTISEFGYGKRTSIKDYRLQSRGGTGIINMKVTEKTGKVVKVLTVDDNDEIVIMTIEGKAIRVKVSGISRIGRNTQGVRLLALNGNDVVTGAAKIARNELD, from the coding sequence ATGCCAGAAGATATTAGAAAAATTGAAATAGAAGAAGAGGTTAAAAAGTCGTACCTTGACTATGCAATGAGTGTCATTGTGGGCAGGGCTATTCCAGATGTTAGAGATGGGTTAAAGCCTGTCCATAGAAGGATACTCTATTCAATGTACGACATGAAAAATGACTACAACAAGCCGTATAAAAAGTCTGCAAGGATTGTCGGTGATGTTATAGGTAAGTACCACCCTCACGGTGATTCTGCTGTTTACGATGCAATTGTAAGAATGGCTCAGGATTTTTCTCTGAGGTACCCTCTTGTTGACGGTCAGGGCAACTTTGGTTCAGTTGATGGAGATTCTGCCGCAGCAATGCGTTATACAGAGATAAGAATGGCTAAAATTGCCCACGAATTGCTTAAAGATATTGAAAAAGAGACTGTACCATTTCAGCCAAACTACGACGGTTCATTAAACGAGCCTGTTGTTTTGCCTGCAAGGATTCCCAACCTTCTCGTAAACGGTAGCTCAGGTATTGCGGTAGGTATGGCGACAAGCATTCCTCCGCACAACTTAAACGAGGTTATTGACGGAATAATTGCTTTAATTGAAAACCCAAACATAACTGTTAAAGAGTTAATGCAACATGTAAAAGGCCCAGACTTCCCGACAGGTGGAATAATTTACGGAATGTCAGGAATTAAAAAAGCATATGAAGAAGGAAGGGGAAGGGTTGTAATAAGAGGCAAGGTAAACATTGAAAAAGTAAAGGGTGATAGGGATAGAATAATAATCTCTGAAATCCCCTATCAGGTAAACAAGGCAAATCTGATTACTAAAATAGCTGACCTTGTCAGAAACAAACAGATTGAAGGAATTGCCGATATAAGGGACGAATCAGACAGGGATGGAATAAGAGTCGTAATAGAGTTAAAGAAAGGGGTAATTCCACAGGTTGTATTAAATCACCTCTATAAACACACCCAGCTACAATCTTCCTTTTCAATAATCTTTCTATCCCTTGTTAACCTTCAGCCAAAGGTTTTAAACCTGAAAGGTATGCTTGAAGAGTTTGTATCTTTCAGAAAAGAGGTTGTAATAAACAGGACAAGGTACGAGTTAAGAAAGGCAAGGGAAAGGGCACACATTTTAGAGGGCTTGAAAATTGCAATTGAAAACATTGACGAGGTAATTGCAATAATCAAAAAATCAAAAAACCCTTCACTTGCAAAGGAAAATTTAATAAAAAGGTTTAACTTCTCAGAAAAGCAGGCTCAGGCAATACTTGATATGAAACTCCAGAGATTAACAGGGCTTGAAAGGGAGAAGATACTTGAAGAATACAGAAACATTTTAAAGCTTATTGCCGATTTAGAGGATATTTTGAAAAGTGAAAAAAGGGTTTATTCAATAATTAAAGATGAACTCCTTGCAATAAAAGAAGAGTACGGAGATCCAAGAAGAACCCAGATTATTCCAGATGAGCAGGAGTTTTCAATTGAAGACTTTATTCAGGAAGAGGATGTTGTGATTACCGTAAGTGGCGAGGGCTATATAAAAAGAACCCCGATAACCTCTTACAGAAAACAGAGGAGAGGTGGCAAAGGGATAAGGGGAACTTCGACAAAAGAGGAAGACTTTATTGAACATGTTTTTATTGCCTCAACCCATCAAACCCTTTTAATATTTACAACAAAGGGAAAATGCCACTGGTTGAAGGTTTACGATATCCCCGAGTATGGAACAGGGGCAAGGGGCAGGTCAATTGCAAACCTCCTTCAACTTGAATCAGATGAAAAGGTTGCAGCCTATGTTTCATTAAAGGAATTAGACCTTGAGGATAAATACATAGTCTTTGCAACTGAAAAGGGGCTTGTAAAGAAGACACCTGTGTCTGCTTTTTCAAACCCGAGAAAGAGTGGAATTATTGCAATTACTTTAAGGGAAGGGGACACGCTTATTTCAGCAAAGGTTTCAGGGGGAGACGATTTAGTCTTCATAGCAACGAGAAACGGTATGTCAATCAAATTCAATGAAAAAGATGTAAGGCCAATGGGAAGGGCTGCAAGCGGAGTCAAGGGAATAAATTTGAGAAAGGGAGATATTGTTGTTTCAATGGACATTGTCTCAGACGACAACGATGTTTTGACAATATCTGAGTTTGGTTATGGAAAGAGAACTTCAATCAAAGATTACAGACTCCAATCAAGGGGAGGTACTGGAATAATCAATATGAAGGTAACTGAAAAAACAGGAAAGGTTGTCAAGGTATTAACAGTTGACGACAACGATGAGATAGTAATAATGACAATTGAAGGTAAAGCAATAAGGGTAAAGGTTTCTGGAATCAGTAGAATAGGGAGAAATACCCAGGGGGTAAGGCTTTTGGCTTTAAACGGAAACGATGTTGTAACCGGTGCGGCAAAGATTGCAAGAAACGAACTTGATTAA
- the dnaN gene encoding DNA polymerase III subunit beta yields MKITIDRNDFLKELTLINGIVEKKSTIAILSNMYIKAENDRLYLKGTDLEVGLTVSIKADIEEEGIVIVPAKVMFDIVKVLPEGELTMWIDNTSLKIEKDGRFYSVNAQVDDNYPVIPDYDFDEKSVILPKSQLVDVISTISISINNEIIKDKSLNGVFFDFENETLNFAASNRHTLFVASYSGMEPFFEEKENFVVSKKTFLELKKMIQLSSLDDELLLGRDGSNIFFKIGPRVLFSRLLANNFINYKTFLNPSSDAVEIVIKVKHMKDALKELMPLYGQYSDKVVFEFEKGFFTASLQDVEGSVAIVKKEVEYQGESFKTGYNINHLNQFFSVVDVEEVKALMDKNSESFTFFQFHKNGVDYTFLINPMIIN; encoded by the coding sequence ATGAAAATAACAATTGACAGGAACGATTTTTTAAAAGAGTTAACTTTAATAAATGGAATAGTGGAAAAAAAATCAACCATAGCTATTCTTTCAAATATGTACATAAAAGCGGAAAACGATAGATTATACCTGAAAGGAACAGACCTTGAAGTAGGTTTAACAGTAAGTATAAAAGCCGATATAGAAGAGGAGGGGATAGTAATAGTTCCTGCAAAGGTTATGTTTGATATTGTCAAGGTACTTCCTGAAGGTGAATTAACAATGTGGATTGACAATACTTCTTTGAAAATAGAAAAAGATGGAAGATTTTATTCAGTAAATGCACAGGTTGATGATAATTACCCTGTAATTCCTGATTATGATTTTGATGAAAAAAGCGTTATTCTTCCTAAATCTCAACTTGTTGATGTAATTTCAACAATTTCAATTTCAATAAACAACGAGATTATAAAGGATAAATCTTTAAACGGTGTTTTCTTTGATTTTGAGAATGAAACTTTAAACTTTGCCGCTTCAAACAGGCATACATTATTTGTTGCAAGTTATTCAGGAATGGAGCCTTTTTTTGAGGAAAAGGAAAATTTTGTTGTCTCTAAAAAAACCTTTTTAGAATTAAAGAAAATGATTCAGCTTTCATCCCTTGATGATGAGTTATTACTGGGAAGGGATGGATCAAATATATTCTTTAAAATAGGGCCAAGAGTTTTATTTTCAAGGTTGTTAGCAAATAATTTTATAAATTACAAAACATTTTTAAATCCATCTTCAGATGCTGTTGAAATTGTTATTAAAGTTAAACATATGAAAGATGCTTTAAAAGAATTAATGCCTCTTTATGGACAGTATTCTGATAAAGTTGTTTTTGAATTTGAAAAAGGATTTTTTACGGCAAGTTTACAGGATGTTGAGGGAAGTGTAGCTATTGTTAAAAAAGAGGTGGAGTACCAGGGGGAATCCTTTAAGACAGGCTATAATATAAATCATTTAAATCAGTTTTTTAGTGTTGTTGATGTTGAAGAGGTTAAGGCTTTAATGGATAAAAATTCTGAAAGTTTCACATTTTTTCAATTTCACAAAAACGGGGTTGATTATACATTCTTGATTAACCCAATGATAATCAATTAA